One part of the Candidatus Aegiribacteria sp. genome encodes these proteins:
- the rpmB gene encoding 50S ribosomal protein L28, with translation MSWKCDICGKGPSVGNRVSHSARHTKHVWKPNLQKARILVNGKPKIVKVCTSCIRSGKVQKV, from the coding sequence ATGTCCTGGAAATGTGATATTTGTGGTAAAGGACCTTCAGTTGGAAATCGAGTCAGCCATTCGGCCAGACATACAAAGCACGTTTGGAAACCGAACCTTCAGAAAGCAAGAATCCTTGTTAACGGCAAACCAAAAATAGTTAAAGTCTGTACAAGCTGCATAAGATCCGGTAAGGTCCAGAAAGTCTAG